The Bacteroidia bacterium genomic interval AAATCGTCATTGTATCGACCGATTCGATTGGGAATATGTGCTTGCAATACTTCATGCATGATTCCAATCAGCTGCATGGCATTGGCTCGATTTCCATTGATGTCTTTATTGTAATTGAAAGCAGGGGCAAGTACAGAGATCGAGGCCGTATAGGGACTTGGGCCAGCTGCATAGTATTTTCCCTGATCATGGAGGTTGAATCCCCAATCTGCATCCAAGCTATCTCTTACATCCTTGAGAATTTGAGCTTCCGGGTTTTGCAATCGAAGGGCATCTCGGTTCAAGTCCACTCCATTGGCGTTCCTTCTTTGAAATCGCTCCGCCCCATCTGGGTTTAGCATCGGTATAAAATGCAAAGTCAACTCCTGCTTTATGCGGGCTTTCACCTCCTCAAAATCATTCTCCTGACGAAAGAAATTAAAGATGTCCATGATCGCCATACTTGCGGTAGGCTCATTTCCATGCATTTGGGACCAAAGCAGAACCGAGGTTTCTCCACTGCCAATCGAGACCATAGAAATAGACCGCCCTTCAATAGATTCTCCCAGTTTCTTTACCCGAAATCCTTCTTCTCCTTTCACCTGCTCAATCAAGGGCTGTAAATCCTGATGTTTAAATCTTCTATGCCTAATGCTGCTTTCTTTAAACTGCTCATAGTTTTCAGAAAGACGCTCATGTAAAGGTGCCGACATATCCTGGGCCATAAGTGAGAATGAGAAAATACATAAGAAAGAAAGAGTAATAGTAGTGCGCATGGGGACAAATTAAGGGGAAATCGGATTATTTTCGTAATTGTAATTCTGGAATGAAGCTTTCGCAAACCAAACCGACATATTTGATGAAAAAGACTACCAAACTACTAATTCTATTAGGTTTATCTAGCATTATCTTTTC includes:
- a CDS encoding M14 family zinc carboxypeptidase; this translates as MRTTITLSFLCIFSFSLMAQDMSAPLHERLSENYEQFKESSIRHRRFKHQDLQPLIEQVKGEEGFRVKKLGESIEGRSISMVSIGSGETSVLLWSQMHGNEPTASMAIMDIFNFFRQENDFEEVKARIKQELTLHFIPMLNPDGAERFQRRNANGVDLNRDALRLQNPEAQILKDVRDSLDADWGFNLHDQGKYYAAGPSPYTASISVLAPAFNYNKDINGNRANAMQLIGIMHEVLQAHIPNRIGRYNDDFEPRAFGDNIQKWGTRTILIESGGYPNDPEKQVLRKMNFLILLESFSSISEGSYRDMPLRVYESIPFNSYNHLHDLILRKVAVPKDGKTYTLDLGIRRFEVDYDRNSKYFLRSSIQDIGDLSTSHAYEEFNAEGYEVEMGKSYPKLIKKQKKLSKLDPIELLKEGYTSIKLKESLDPWITAALPLHISGPFSQRAPIALGYEPSLLFKKGGKITYVLVNGFLWNLEKEEQIIRDMLQERLGM